A section of the Devosia rhizoryzae genome encodes:
- a CDS encoding phage portal protein, with the protein MANWMNRLLGGRSNTPRESKAFAGHTMLTLSQLGPAQWSGRGYASLVNQGFMRNPVVYRCIRLIAEAANRVPLTVVADGQKVADHPLAELLARPNGRQSGAELLEAVYAYLQTAGNAYLQAGIVDGAVRTLFVLRPDRMSVVAGRDGWPVAYDYKAGGRATRIGQEPLPVPGVLHLALFHPLDDHYGMAPLEAAQTSLDIHNASAQWNKALLDNAARPSGALVYSAAGGNLTEDQFSRLKGELEEQFSGAANAGRPMVLDGGLDWKAIAMSPREMDFIEARHAAARDIALAFGVPPMLLGIPGDNTYANLAEANRALWRQTLVPLVVRVAEELSGWLGPAFDGAEVVPDFDGVEALADDKASLWARVSAADFLTDAEKRELVGLGGT; encoded by the coding sequence ATGGCTAACTGGATGAACCGCCTTTTGGGCGGGCGATCGAACACGCCTCGTGAAAGCAAGGCTTTTGCGGGCCACACCATGCTGACCCTAAGCCAGCTGGGGCCGGCGCAATGGAGCGGGCGCGGCTATGCCAGCCTCGTCAACCAGGGGTTCATGCGCAATCCGGTGGTTTATCGCTGCATACGGCTGATTGCCGAGGCCGCCAACCGGGTGCCGCTCACCGTGGTGGCGGACGGGCAGAAGGTCGCCGATCATCCGCTGGCGGAGTTGCTAGCGCGGCCCAACGGCCGGCAGTCCGGCGCGGAACTGCTGGAAGCGGTTTATGCCTATCTGCAGACGGCGGGGAATGCGTATCTCCAGGCCGGGATCGTCGATGGCGCGGTGCGCACCCTATTCGTGCTGCGGCCGGATCGAATGAGCGTGGTGGCCGGGCGCGACGGCTGGCCGGTGGCTTATGACTACAAGGCCGGGGGCAGGGCGACGCGGATTGGGCAGGAGCCGCTGCCGGTGCCGGGCGTCTTGCACCTGGCGCTGTTCCACCCGCTGGACGACCACTATGGCATGGCGCCGCTCGAGGCCGCGCAGACGAGCCTCGATATCCACAATGCCTCGGCGCAGTGGAATAAGGCGCTGCTCGACAATGCGGCGCGGCCGAGCGGGGCACTGGTTTATTCGGCGGCGGGCGGAAACCTAACCGAAGACCAGTTCAGCCGGCTCAAGGGCGAGCTGGAGGAGCAGTTTTCGGGGGCGGCGAATGCGGGCCGGCCCATGGTGCTCGATGGGGGGCTGGACTGGAAGGCCATCGCCATGAGCCCGCGCGAAATGGATTTCATCGAGGCGCGCCATGCGGCGGCGCGCGACATTGCGCTCGCCTTCGGCGTGCCGCCCATGCTGCTCGGCATCCCCGGCGACAATACCTATGCCAACCTCGCCGAAGCCAATCGGGCGCTGTGGCGCCAAACCCTGGTGCCGCTCGTGGTGCGTGTGGCCGAGGAATTGAGCGGATGGCTGGGGCCCGCGTTTGATGGGGCTGAGGTGGTACCTGATTTCGACGGGGTCGAGGCACTGGCCGACGACAAGGCGAGCTTGTGGGCACGGGTGAGCGCGGCGGATTTTCTGACCGACGCTGAGAAGCGGGAGCTGGTGGGGCTAGGCGGCACGTGA
- a CDS encoding DUF1254 domain-containing protein, translated as MIRTVLWLIGGVLLGGVIHIVVILTLPMLAEETTWTRVAALDAKNRVLVLPPIAQGQPNPLHLDPELSYGLCRLDLSEGPAYLSGSLPDAFWSVALFNTSGIVTYSTTNRDGIGQTVEMGIFNAAQTRLLAQQQIDVEEGLLVVEASSNELFVLLRLSPPHEVMRPRFEEALSQITCGPRPSN; from the coding sequence ATGATCCGCACCGTGCTTTGGTTGATCGGCGGCGTGCTCCTGGGCGGCGTCATCCATATCGTCGTGATCCTAACCCTTCCGATGCTGGCGGAAGAAACCACCTGGACCCGCGTCGCAGCGCTCGATGCGAAGAACCGAGTCCTGGTTTTGCCACCCATTGCCCAAGGCCAACCCAATCCTTTGCATCTTGATCCGGAACTGAGCTACGGCCTTTGCCGTCTCGACCTTTCGGAAGGCCCCGCCTATCTCAGCGGCTCGCTTCCCGATGCCTTCTGGTCGGTTGCCCTCTTCAACACTTCGGGCATCGTCACCTATTCGACCACCAATCGAGACGGCATCGGCCAGACGGTCGAAATGGGCATCTTCAATGCCGCGCAGACGCGGCTCCTGGCCCAGCAGCAGATCGATGTCGAAGAAGGCCTGCTTGTCGTCGAGGCCAGCAGCAACGAACTTTTCGTTTTGCTCCGCCTTTCGCCCCCGCATGAAGTCATGCGCCCACGGTTCGAGGAAGCGCTGTCGCAGATTACCTGCGGACCGCGGCCGTCAAACTAA
- a CDS encoding YcgN family cysteine cluster protein, whose amino-acid sequence MAFWEEKTLEQMTPAEWEALCDGCGRCCLIKLEDEDTGTLITSDVRCQLLDGNGCGCTDYPNRQAKVPDCIKLDTVNVRTIPWIPTTCAYRRMAEGKGLAWWHPLVSGDPQTVVDVGVSIKGRTFLETEVDPEEWEAHAVDWPEYEPPDHL is encoded by the coding sequence ATGGCTTTCTGGGAAGAAAAAACCCTCGAACAAATGACGCCAGCAGAGTGGGAAGCGCTCTGCGACGGCTGCGGCCGCTGCTGCCTGATCAAGCTCGAGGACGAGGACACGGGGACGCTGATCACCTCGGACGTGCGCTGCCAGCTACTGGACGGCAATGGCTGCGGCTGCACCGATTATCCCAACCGTCAGGCCAAGGTACCCGACTGCATCAAGCTCGATACGGTCAATGTGCGCACCATTCCCTGGATCCCGACCACCTGCGCCTATCGCCGCATGGCGGAGGGCAAGGGGCTGGCCTGGTGGCACCCGCTGGTTTCGGGCGATCCGCAGACGGTGGTGGATGTGGGCGTCTCGATCAAGGGGCGGACGTTTCTCGAAACCGAAGTCGATCCCGAAGAATGGGAAGCCCATGCCGTGGACTGGCCGGAATACGAGCCGCCCGACCATTTGTGA
- a CDS encoding DUF1214 domain-containing protein — protein MRFVLRLLMMIAVALAVGFGLSYYALTDGRLFGAVQLGPWTTWPDIGSPSPNPYTRSHITREAALQLGRSEGLTFIATQDSDGAPLDLSCSYRLDGHVPVSTFWTLEAIDANWINLAAPGTDTAMRSSELVRVDGAIRIHVGTQLRPLNWLELTGTGPFSLVMTLYDTTALLGFTSADMVMPSITSEACR, from the coding sequence GTGCGTTTCGTCCTCCGCCTGCTGATGATGATTGCGGTGGCCCTCGCGGTAGGCTTTGGTCTCAGCTACTACGCGCTGACCGATGGCCGCCTCTTCGGCGCGGTGCAACTTGGACCGTGGACGACCTGGCCCGATATTGGCTCGCCCTCACCCAATCCCTATACGCGCAGCCACATCACGCGCGAAGCGGCGCTGCAGCTTGGGCGCAGCGAAGGCCTCACCTTTATCGCCACCCAGGACAGCGACGGCGCTCCGCTTGATCTCAGCTGCTCCTACCGTCTCGACGGCCATGTGCCGGTTTCAACGTTCTGGACCCTCGAAGCCATCGACGCCAACTGGATCAATCTTGCCGCTCCGGGCACCGATACAGCCATGCGCTCGAGCGAATTGGTACGCGTCGACGGCGCCATCCGCATTCATGTCGGCACGCAGCTGCGCCCGCTCAATTGGCTCGAACTCACCGGCACTGGCCCCTTCAGCCTTGTCATGACGCTCTACGATACGACAGCTCTTCTGGGCTTCACCTCCGCCGACATGGTCATGCCCTCGATCACCAGCGAGGCCTGCCGATGA
- a CDS encoding DUF2254 domain-containing protein encodes MTYLQFKLRQLLQRMWFLPAAFSLLAVLTVAIAYILARYAPDELPFVLPSNAVQTILEILASSLLTVAVFALSTVVGAFSAASSATTPRAVPLIAGDMRAQTSISVFIGAFLYSIVGIIGLSAGLYNDTGRVFLFVMTLGVLVLVVASLIRWIGHISVIGRVGHTIGVVEEATRKSLKTMSEHPLFDCGRLDGEAQGQPLSAERPGYVQLCDAKALQKLAEEHDLRISVLGRPGTYATPVRPLLTVEGTFDEDLGKALLACFVLGEQRAYDSDPRFGFIVLGEIADKAMSAGINDPGTAIIVIDTVTRLLLEWHDERKCGENDRVLVAPLVPRDVLVDFYRPLARDGAGIIEVVSRVLKSLETVAATKPTFAAAAREMAKDVVARAEAAMTAESDLGDLRVVAGWVGERD; translated from the coding sequence ATGACATATCTGCAGTTCAAGTTGCGCCAGCTGTTGCAGCGCATGTGGTTTTTGCCGGCGGCATTCTCGCTGCTCGCGGTGCTGACGGTGGCGATAGCCTATATTCTGGCGCGCTATGCGCCCGACGAACTGCCCTTCGTCCTGCCCAGCAATGCCGTGCAGACGATCCTTGAAATCCTGGCATCGAGCCTGCTGACGGTGGCGGTCTTTGCGCTCTCGACCGTGGTCGGTGCCTTCTCGGCTGCATCGAGCGCGACGACGCCGCGCGCCGTGCCGCTGATCGCCGGGGACATGCGCGCTCAGACCTCGATCTCGGTCTTTATCGGCGCGTTTTTGTATTCGATCGTCGGCATTATCGGGCTATCGGCGGGGCTCTACAACGATACGGGGCGGGTCTTCCTGTTCGTCATGACGCTGGGCGTTCTAGTACTGGTCGTGGCGTCGCTGATCCGCTGGATCGGCCATATCTCGGTGATCGGTCGGGTTGGTCACACGATCGGAGTGGTCGAAGAGGCGACGCGAAAATCGCTGAAGACCATGAGCGAACATCCGCTGTTCGATTGCGGGCGGCTCGATGGCGAAGCGCAGGGGCAGCCATTAAGTGCCGAGCGGCCTGGTTATGTGCAGCTTTGCGATGCCAAAGCCTTGCAAAAGCTAGCGGAGGAACATGACCTTCGCATCAGCGTGCTGGGGAGGCCGGGGACCTATGCCACGCCGGTGCGGCCGCTGCTGACGGTCGAGGGAACGTTCGACGAGGATCTGGGCAAGGCGCTGCTCGCCTGCTTCGTTCTTGGCGAACAGCGGGCCTATGACAGCGATCCGCGCTTTGGCTTTATCGTCCTGGGTGAAATTGCCGACAAAGCCATGTCCGCCGGCATCAATGATCCGGGCACAGCGATCATCGTCATCGATACGGTGACGCGCCTGCTGCTGGAATGGCACGACGAGCGCAAGTGCGGCGAGAACGACCGTGTGCTGGTCGCGCCGCTGGTGCCACGCGATGTGCTGGTGGACTTCTACCGGCCGCTGGCGCGGGACGGAGCAGGGATCATCGAGGTGGTGTCGCGGGTGCTCAAGAGCCTCGAGACCGTGGCCGCGACGAAGCCGACTTTTGCCGCAGCGGCGCGGGAGATGGCGAAGGATGTGGTGGCGCGGGCGGAGGCGGCGATGACGGCGGAGAGTGATTTAGGGGATTTGAGGGTGGTGGCGGGGTGGGTTGGGGAGAGGGATTAG
- a CDS encoding Hsp70 family protein: MTLACGLDFGTSNSTLGRVAADGHPLLVALEGEHQTMPSVLFFGFEDNRTYFGRAAVAEYVTGAEGRLMRSLKSVLGTALFADTTRIKGRRLGFGDIIGIYVAELKRRAEARLGAELTRVVMGRPVQFVDDDPAADRAAQDQLEAAVRAQGFAEIAFQFEPIAAALDYERQVSGEKLALIVDLGGGTSDFSLVRVSPDRAGKADRSGDILATAGVHIGGTDFDRLLAMSRVMPELGLGSRTRDGKRHLPVAPYYDLSTWHRINRLYDAQAIRDLRSTMREAVEAERVETMVMLVEDRLGHRLVGAVEAAKIDLSDRERTAFAFPVREREIATAITVGQLGEALEQSVLRLETTIAETLQRAGVAAGDVDSLILTGGSTLVPAVAGRLQAMFRSAEVVRTDVLGSVGLGLAMEARRIFGD; encoded by the coding sequence ATGACCCTTGCCTGCGGCCTCGACTTCGGCACGTCCAATTCCACGCTCGGCCGTGTCGCGGCGGACGGACATCCGCTTCTCGTGGCGCTGGAAGGCGAGCACCAGACCATGCCCAGCGTCTTGTTCTTCGGCTTCGAGGATAATCGCACCTATTTTGGGCGCGCGGCGGTGGCCGAATATGTGACCGGCGCCGAAGGGCGGCTGATGCGGTCGCTCAAGAGCGTGCTGGGAACGGCGCTGTTTGCCGACACGACGCGGATCAAGGGCCGGCGGCTGGGCTTTGGCGATATCATCGGCATCTATGTCGCCGAGCTCAAGCGCCGGGCCGAGGCGCGGCTTGGCGCCGAACTGACGCGGGTGGTGATGGGCCGCCCCGTTCAGTTCGTCGACGATGACCCCGCAGCCGATCGTGCGGCGCAGGATCAGCTCGAAGCAGCGGTGCGGGCGCAAGGCTTTGCCGAAATCGCGTTCCAGTTCGAGCCGATCGCGGCGGCGCTCGATTACGAGCGGCAGGTGAGCGGTGAAAAGCTGGCGCTGATCGTCGACCTTGGCGGCGGCACGTCGGACTTTTCACTGGTGCGGGTATCACCGGATCGGGCCGGCAAGGCAGATCGGTCGGGCGATATCCTGGCCACGGCGGGCGTCCATATCGGCGGCACCGATTTCGATCGACTGCTGGCGATGAGCCGGGTCATGCCCGAGCTGGGACTTGGATCGCGAACAAGGGACGGCAAGCGCCACCTGCCTGTCGCGCCCTACTACGATCTTTCGACCTGGCACCGGATCAACCGCCTCTATGACGCGCAGGCGATCCGCGACCTGCGCTCGACCATGCGCGAGGCGGTGGAAGCAGAACGGGTCGAGACCATGGTCATGCTGGTCGAGGACCGGCTGGGGCACCGGCTGGTGGGGGCGGTCGAGGCGGCCAAGATAGACCTGTCGGACCGGGAAAGGACGGCATTCGCTTTCCCGGTGCGCGAGCGCGAGATTGCGACCGCGATCACGGTCGGCCAGTTGGGCGAGGCGCTGGAGCAATCGGTGCTGCGGCTGGAAACAACGATTGCCGAAACCTTGCAGCGGGCAGGGGTGGCAGCCGGCGATGTCGACAGCCTGATCCTGACCGGCGGTTCGACCCTGGTTCCGGCCGTCGCCGGGCGGCTGCAGGCGATGTTTAGGAGCGCCGAGGTGGTGCGGACGGACGTGCTGGGGAGCGTCGGGCTGGGGCTGGCGATGGAGGCAAGGCGCATCTTCGGCGACTAA
- the chrA gene encoding chromate efflux transporter, with product MTDEIEVERGTPLEVFWAFLKLGLTSFGGPIAHLGYFRDELVVRRRWIDEAGYADLVALCQFLPGPASSQVGFALGLRRAGQLGALAAWTGFTLPSAVLLVLFAYGAAALDGPLAQGVLHGLKLVAVAVVAQAVLGMARSLTPDRERAAIAVLAVFLVVLGGGALGQLGAIVFGIVAGLILLRRDDEPKADQPFFPISSTLGLIALALFVVLLAGLPLLAGAGQGVALFDAFYRAGSLVFGGGHVMLPLLEAETVLRGWVSPDAFLAGYGATQAVPGPLFTFAAYLGAVSNGLPGAAIALVGIFLPGLLILLAALPFWNRLRRWSGAQAAMRGANAAVVGILGVALYDPVFTSAVLTPLDFALALAGFVALVSWKVAPWMVVVGLGLAGALIGLV from the coding sequence GTGACGGACGAGATCGAGGTGGAGCGGGGCACGCCGCTTGAAGTGTTCTGGGCCTTTCTGAAGCTCGGGCTCACGAGCTTTGGCGGCCCGATCGCTCATCTCGGCTATTTCCGCGACGAACTGGTGGTGCGGCGGCGCTGGATCGATGAAGCCGGCTATGCCGATCTCGTGGCGCTGTGCCAATTCTTGCCCGGGCCGGCATCGAGCCAGGTGGGCTTTGCGTTAGGGCTAAGGCGCGCCGGACAGCTCGGCGCGCTGGCGGCCTGGACCGGGTTTACGCTGCCGTCGGCTGTGCTTCTTGTGCTTTTTGCCTATGGCGCAGCTGCCCTCGATGGTCCGCTCGCGCAGGGCGTTTTGCATGGGCTGAAGCTCGTGGCCGTTGCGGTTGTGGCACAGGCGGTGCTGGGCATGGCCCGCTCGCTGACGCCGGATCGGGAGCGGGCGGCGATTGCGGTTCTGGCGGTGTTTCTGGTCGTGCTCGGTGGGGGCGCGCTGGGGCAGTTGGGCGCCATCGTCTTTGGCATTGTTGCAGGTCTTATCCTGTTGCGCCGGGATGACGAGCCTAAGGCCGATCAACCGTTCTTCCCGATTTCATCGACGCTTGGCCTGATTGCATTGGCCCTGTTCGTGGTTTTGCTGGCCGGGCTTCCCTTGCTTGCAGGGGCGGGGCAGGGCGTGGCCTTGTTCGACGCCTTTTATCGCGCCGGATCGCTGGTTTTCGGCGGCGGCCATGTCATGTTGCCGCTTCTTGAGGCTGAAACCGTCCTCCGCGGCTGGGTCTCGCCCGATGCGTTTCTTGCCGGCTATGGCGCAACGCAGGCGGTGCCCGGGCCGCTTTTCACTTTTGCCGCCTATCTTGGCGCGGTGAGCAACGGCTTGCCCGGCGCCGCAATCGCGCTGGTCGGCATTTTCCTGCCGGGGCTGCTGATCCTCTTGGCGGCGCTGCCGTTCTGGAACAGGCTTCGCCGCTGGTCGGGGGCGCAGGCTGCGATGCGCGGCGCCAATGCGGCTGTGGTCGGCATTCTGGGCGTGGCGCTTTACGATCCGGTCTTTACCAGCGCCGTCCTAACGCCGCTCGATTTTGCCTTGGCTCTCGCTGGCTTTGTCGCCCTGGTGTCCTGGAAAGTGGCGCCCTGGATGGTCGTGGTCGGCCTCGGCCTGGCTGGAGCCTTGATCGGCTTAGTTTGA
- a CDS encoding KTSC domain-containing protein — protein sequence MSAGIRKIHYKPDLEELSIWFGPNFRRYKYFGVPEHMFEALRDAPSRTGFFNAFIKGRFDCALADPSALRNQRWQDIRSAS from the coding sequence ATGTCCGCAGGAATCCGCAAGATCCATTACAAACCAGACCTCGAGGAGCTCTCGATCTGGTTCGGCCCGAACTTCCGCCGCTACAAGTATTTCGGCGTGCCCGAACACATGTTCGAAGCCCTGCGCGACGCCCCGTCCCGCACCGGCTTTTTCAACGCCTTCATCAAAGGCCGCTTCGACTGCGCCCTCGCCGACCCCTCCGCCCTGCGCAACCAACGCTGGCAAGACATCCGCTCGGCTTCCTAA
- a CDS encoding DNA-packaging protein, whose protein sequence is MPNQSANREEAEREVALKSDDEAYRLLFSWPDWARPEQLAPEGDWTTWLLMGGRGSGKTRAGAEWVRGLARQEIGPIALVGETMGEALDIMVRGESGLLATCPDEERPVLKGNNRLVWPNKVEAMIMTASDPERFRGPQFAAAWCDEIGKWPRAEEAWDQLQFGLRLGDRPQQLATTTPRATPLIKRLVSDNQTRVVRMTTQDNYKYLAPSFMDAVVGRYRGTLLGRQELEGELIEDREDALWQRAMFRHGSEGADGRVVVAVDPAVTGTARSDACGIVVAGRSGEGAVVLEDATLRGVQPTVWAKRAVAAFHAHDADCIVVEVNQGGDLVKQMLHGEDPSVPVREARATRGNWVRTEPVAALYARGLVRHVEGLTALEDELCAFGPDGKADGHSPDRVDALVWALTELVLNERRPRIRGL, encoded by the coding sequence TTGCCCAATCAAAGCGCTAACCGCGAGGAAGCCGAGCGCGAAGTGGCCCTCAAGAGCGATGACGAAGCCTATCGGCTTTTGTTCTCGTGGCCTGATTGGGCAAGACCCGAACAACTGGCGCCCGAGGGAGACTGGACAACCTGGCTGCTCATGGGGGGACGCGGATCGGGCAAGACGCGGGCCGGCGCCGAATGGGTTCGGGGCTTGGCCCGGCAAGAGATTGGGCCCATTGCTTTGGTGGGCGAAACCATGGGCGAGGCGCTCGACATCATGGTGCGCGGGGAAAGCGGACTTCTCGCAACCTGTCCGGATGAAGAGCGGCCAGTGCTCAAGGGAAATAACCGCCTTGTATGGCCCAACAAGGTCGAGGCCATGATCATGACGGCTTCTGATCCGGAGCGATTTCGCGGTCCCCAGTTTGCTGCGGCCTGGTGCGATGAAATCGGCAAATGGCCGCGGGCAGAGGAGGCCTGGGATCAGCTGCAGTTTGGCCTCCGGCTGGGGGACCGGCCGCAGCAGCTGGCGACCACCACGCCGCGTGCGACGCCGCTGATAAAGCGGCTCGTTTCGGACAATCAAACGCGGGTGGTGCGGATGACCACCCAGGATAACTATAAGTATCTGGCGCCATCTTTCATGGATGCGGTCGTTGGGCGTTATCGGGGAACCTTGCTAGGCCGGCAGGAACTCGAGGGCGAGCTGATCGAGGATCGCGAGGATGCGCTCTGGCAGCGCGCGATGTTTCGGCACGGCAGCGAGGGGGCTGACGGGCGGGTGGTGGTGGCGGTGGATCCGGCAGTCACCGGCACGGCGCGCTCCGATGCCTGTGGCATCGTCGTGGCGGGACGGAGCGGGGAGGGCGCCGTGGTGCTGGAGGACGCGACGTTGCGCGGCGTGCAGCCGACGGTTTGGGCCAAGCGCGCAGTGGCGGCGTTTCATGCTCATGACGCCGACTGCATCGTGGTCGAGGTCAACCAGGGCGGCGATCTGGTGAAGCAAATGCTGCATGGGGAAGACCCGAGCGTGCCGGTGCGCGAGGCGCGGGCGACGCGCGGCAATTGGGTGCGCACTGAGCCGGTGGCGGCGCTTTATGCCAGGGGGCTGGTGCGCCATGTCGAGGGGCTGACAGCGCTCGAAGACGAACTTTGCGCCTTTGGCCCGGACGGTAAGGCGGACGGGCATTCGCCGGATCGCGTGGATGCGCTGGTCTGGGCGCTGACCGAGCTGGTGCTGAACGAAAGACGGCCGCGCATCCGCGGACTTTGA
- a CDS encoding diguanylate cyclase domain-containing protein, translating into MNSISSGKDGFWSRVRAALGRGDEGADATGRKMLPPQRIDEELRKGWNEAAEHKVSLCVLALEMDLYAEYFAAYGAEAVEESLTTLEAAINAVLPRHGDLCVRGEQAGFVIVLPDMPRLMARELTSRIAVAVRRQGLAHRGSHAGHVTLSMGLCVVNPQGPLDRSVLSGATEAVEKAQRRGIGRLEIVDYRGMDEKRAKAA; encoded by the coding sequence ATGAACTCCATCTCAAGCGGCAAGGACGGCTTCTGGTCCCGGGTGCGCGCGGCTTTGGGCCGTGGCGACGAGGGTGCGGACGCGACCGGCCGCAAGATGCTGCCGCCACAGCGGATCGACGAAGAACTGCGCAAGGGCTGGAACGAGGCCGCCGAGCACAAGGTCTCGCTCTGCGTGCTGGCACTCGAAATGGACCTTTATGCCGAGTATTTTGCCGCCTATGGCGCCGAGGCGGTCGAGGAAAGCCTGACGACGCTCGAGGCGGCGATCAACGCCGTGTTGCCGCGCCATGGCGATCTTTGCGTGCGCGGCGAACAGGCCGGCTTCGTGATCGTCCTGCCCGACATGCCGCGGCTGATGGCGCGCGAACTAACATCCCGCATCGCCGTGGCCGTCCGCCGCCAGGGCCTGGCGCATCGGGGCAGCCATGCCGGGCATGTGACGCTGAGCATGGGTCTTTGCGTGGTCAACCCCCAGGGCCCGCTCGACCGCTCCGTCCTCAGCGGCGCCACCGAAGCGGTGGAAAAGGCGCAGCGCCGCGGCATCGGGCGGCTCGAAATCGTCGACTATCGCGGCATGGACGAAAAGCGCGCCAAAGCCGCCTGA
- a CDS encoding transglycosylase domain-containing protein: MQDPFYTKEKRRKPAGMLAADAWLDSSLYEFWQTAGRGYTRYQDFMSRFHVSGIKRLFVEVLSDAFSFAAIGVVLVVALALPAFDIIDRGAFNKAEDYSVVFLDRYGTEIGRRGIRSDDSVALDQMPDYLIKATLATEDRRFYEHFGIDVVGTLRAVATNAQGERGTQGGSSITQQLAKNLFLSSERTINRKIVEAFLAVWLEWHYSKDQILKLYFDRAYMGGGNFGVTAASEYYFGKRVQDISLAEAAMLAGLFKAPGNYAPHVDLAAARGRANLVLTNLVASGFLTEGQVTAARRHPASAIDRTADINSPNYFLDYAFEEAKLLIEANNAPGNNFQVRTTIDTTLQSYAEEAVNSVIREQGEQYRVEQGSMVVTDTEGAIRAMVGGTDYAKSQFNRAIVSTRQPGSAYKAFVYAEAFEQLGLTPSDPITDRPVCIGDWCPQNYGRNYKGTVSLQSAFAQSLNTVPVTLSIKTGRDPIAALSHRMGLRAEYPVTRSLALGVASVSVIDMTSSYAVFANHGLKTPAYGITRLTTLNDQVIWEHDIEAPKERVLSEQTVAYMNQMFRAVVTGGTGTRAQIEGVPTLGKSGTTTSYRDAWFCGFTGNFVAAVWFGNDDYRPTNNLTGGTLPAIAWQKFMAYAHTNVEVQPVFGIDFEMPETIIADATDEEVEEVVQRPPSLKPAAARKLLDLAGRLETTLANARPVTDTASASTPVATTGL; the protein is encoded by the coding sequence GTGCAGGATCCGTTCTACACCAAGGAAAAGCGGCGCAAGCCGGCCGGCATGCTGGCCGCCGACGCCTGGCTCGATTCGTCGCTCTACGAATTCTGGCAGACCGCCGGCCGCGGCTATACGCGCTACCAGGACTTCATGTCCCGCTTTCACGTTTCCGGCATAAAGCGCCTGTTTGTCGAGGTTTTATCTGACGCCTTCAGCTTCGCCGCCATCGGCGTTGTGCTGGTCGTCGCCCTCGCCCTCCCCGCCTTCGACATCATCGACCGTGGCGCCTTCAACAAGGCAGAGGACTATTCCGTCGTCTTTCTTGATCGCTACGGCACCGAAATCGGCCGCCGCGGCATCCGCTCTGACGACAGCGTCGCCCTCGACCAAATGCCGGACTATCTGATCAAAGCGACGCTCGCGACGGAGGATCGGCGCTTCTACGAACACTTCGGCATAGACGTCGTCGGTACGCTTCGCGCTGTTGCCACCAATGCCCAGGGCGAGCGCGGGACGCAGGGCGGTTCGTCCATCACCCAGCAGCTGGCGAAAAACCTGTTCCTTTCCTCGGAACGCACTATCAACCGCAAAATCGTTGAGGCCTTCCTCGCCGTCTGGCTCGAATGGCATTATTCCAAGGACCAGATCCTCAAGCTCTACTTCGACCGCGCCTATATGGGCGGCGGCAATTTCGGCGTCACCGCCGCCTCCGAATACTATTTCGGCAAGCGCGTGCAGGACATTTCGCTGGCGGAAGCTGCCATGCTCGCCGGCCTTTTCAAGGCTCCCGGCAACTACGCGCCGCATGTCGATCTTGCTGCAGCCCGCGGCCGTGCCAACCTCGTTCTGACCAACCTCGTCGCCTCGGGCTTCCTCACCGAAGGCCAGGTTACCGCTGCCCGCCGGCACCCGGCTTCTGCCATCGATCGTACCGCCGATATTAATTCGCCCAACTACTTTCTCGATTACGCCTTCGAGGAAGCCAAGCTCCTGATCGAAGCCAACAATGCGCCGGGCAACAATTTCCAGGTCCGCACCACGATCGATACGACGCTCCAGAGCTATGCGGAGGAAGCGGTCAATTCCGTCATCCGCGAGCAGGGCGAGCAGTATCGCGTCGAACAAGGCTCGATGGTCGTGACCGACACCGAAGGCGCCATCCGTGCCATGGTCGGCGGCACCGATTATGCCAAATCGCAGTTCAACCGCGCCATCGTGTCGACGCGCCAGCCGGGCTCGGCCTACAAAGCCTTCGTTTATGCCGAAGCCTTCGAGCAGCTCGGCCTCACGCCCTCCGATCCGATCACCGACCGCCCGGTCTGCATCGGCGACTGGTGCCCGCAGAATTACGGCCGCAACTACAAGGGCACGGTGAGCCTCCAGAGCGCGTTCGCCCAGTCGCTCAACACCGTCCCGGTCACCCTCTCGATCAAGACCGGTCGCGACCCGATCGCCGCGCTGAGCCATCGCATGGGCCTGCGCGCAGAATACCCCGTCACCCGCTCGCTGGCGCTGGGCGTCGCCTCGGTGTCGGTCATCGACATGACCTCGTCCTATGCCGTCTTTGCCAACCACGGTCTCAAGACACCCGCCTATGGCATCACGCGCCTTACAACGCTCAACGACCAGGTCATCTGGGAGCATGATATCGAGGCACCCAAGGAGCGCGTCCTTTCCGAGCAGACCGTCGCCTATATGAACCAGATGTTCCGCGCCGTGGTCACCGGCGGCACCGGCACCCGTGCGCAGATCGAGGGCGTGCCGACCCTGGGCAAGAGCGGCACCACGACCTCATATCGCGATGCCTGGTTCTGCGGCTTCACCGGCAATTTCGTCGCCGCCGTCTGGTTCGGCAACGATGACTACCGGCCCACCAACAACCTCACGGGCGGCACGCTTCCAGCTATTGCCTGGCAGAAGTTCATGGCCTACGCCCACACCAATGTCGAGGTGCAGCCGGTCTTCGGCATCGACTTCGAAATGCCGGAAACCATCATCGCCGATGCGACGGATGAAGAAGTCGAAGAAGTGGTCCAGCGTCCCCCCAGCCTCAAGCCTGCCGCCGCGCGCAAGCTGCTGGACCTCGCCGGCCGCCTCGAAACCACGCTGGCCAATGCCCGCCCGGTTACAGACACAGCTAGCGCCTCGACACCGGTTGCCACGACGGGGCTCTAA